One stretch of Zingiber officinale cultivar Zhangliang chromosome 6B, Zo_v1.1, whole genome shotgun sequence DNA includes these proteins:
- the LOC121989584 gene encoding serine/threonine-protein phosphatase PP2A catalytic subunit-like, with translation MSANAVPAPSSHGNLDEQIEQLMQCRPLSEQEVRDLCQKAKEVLMEESNVQPVKSPVTICGDIHGQFHDLAELFRIGGKCPDTNYLFMGDYVDRGYYSVETVTLLVALKVRYPQRITILRGNHESRQITQVYGFYDECLRKYGSANVWKTFTDLFDYFPLTALVESEIFCLHGGLSPTIETLDGIRSFDRVQEVPHEGAMCDLLWSDPDDRCGWGISPRGAGYTFGQDISEQFNHTNNLNLIARAHQLVMEGYNWGHDQKVVTIFSAPNYCYRCGNMAAILEVDDCKGHTFIQFEPAPRRGEPDVTRRTPDYFL, from the exons GTTAGAGACTTGTGTCAGAAAGCCAAAGAGGTATTGATGGAAGAAAGCAATGTGCAG CCAGTGAAGAGCCCTGTGACAATATGTGGTGACATTCATGGGCAATTTCATGATCTGGCAGAACTGTTTCGAATAGGAGGCAAG TGTCCAGATACAAATTACTTATTTATGGGTGATTATGTGGACCGTGGGTATTATTCTGTTGAAACTGTTACG CTTTTGGTGGCCCTCAAGGTTCGATATCCTCAAAGAATTACCATTCTCAGAGGAAATCATGAAAGTCGTCAG ATTACTCAAGTTTATGGATTTTATGATGAATGCTTAAGAAA ATATGGCAGTGCAAATGTATGGAAGACCTTCActgatttatttgattatttccCATTGACAGCCCTG GTTGAATCAGAAATATTTTGCCTGCATGGTGGGTTATCTCCGACTATTGAAACCCTGGATGGCATACGGAGCTTTGATCGTGTTCAAGAAGTTCCACATGAGGGAGCTATGTGTGATCTTTTATGGTCCGATCCTGATGACAGATGTGGTTGGGGTATTTCTCCTCGTGGTGCTGGATATACATTTGGCCAA GATATATCCGAGCAATTCAATCATACTAACAACCTTAATCTGATAGCCAGAGCACATCAATTAGTCATGGAAGGATACAACTGGGGACAT GACCAAAAGGTGGTTACGATATTCAGTGCCCCAAATTATTGCTATCGGTGTGGAAATATGGCTGCCATTCTGGAAGTTGATGACTGTAAAGGTCATACATTCATTCAG TTTGAGCCAGCCCCCAGGAGAGGAGAACCTGATGTGACTCGCAGAACTCCTGATTACTTTCTCTGA